A single genomic interval of Nitratidesulfovibrio sp. SRB-5 harbors:
- the aprB gene encoding adenylyl-sulfate reductase subunit beta: MPTYVDPSKCDGCKGGEKTACMYICPNDLMILDPEAMKAYNQEPEACWECYSCVKICPQGAITARPYADFAPMGGTCIPMRSADSIMWTVKFRNGNVKRFKFPIRTTPEGSIKPFDGKPEAGDLENELLFTETALIAPKVALGEKAAISDSDLSQCWYETGCEGGNR, from the coding sequence ATGCCGACTTATGTTGATCCGTCCAAGTGTGACGGCTGCAAGGGTGGCGAAAAGACCGCTTGCATGTACATCTGCCCCAACGACCTCATGATCCTCGACCCCGAGGCCATGAAGGCCTACAACCAGGAGCCCGAAGCCTGCTGGGAATGCTACTCCTGCGTGAAGATCTGCCCCCAGGGCGCCATCACGGCCCGCCCCTACGCCGACTTCGCGCCCATGGGCGGCACCTGCATCCCCATGCGCTCGGCCGACTCCATCATGTGGACCGTCAAGTTCCGCAACGGGAATGTGAAGCGCTTCAAGTTCCCCATTCGTACCACCCCTGAAGGCTCCATCAAGCCCTTCGACGGCAAGCCCGAAGCTGGCGACCTGGAAAATGAACTGCTGTTCACCGAAACGGCGCTCATCGCTCCCAAGGTTGCCCTGGGCGAAAAGGCCGCGATCAGCGACTCTGATCTGAGCCAGTGCTGGTATGAAACCGGTTGCGAAGGCGGCAACCGCTAG
- the ffh gene encoding signal recognition particle protein, whose amino-acid sequence MFDSLSDRLTGVFRKFTGTGRLDEANIQDGLREVRLALLEADVNFKVVRDFIERVRERCLGQDVLKSLTPAQQVVKIVHDELVELLGGGTTQLDLRGRQPYVIMMVGLQGSGKTTSSAKIANLLRKQKMRPYLVPADVYRPAAIDQLHTLAKQLDIPAYPSAPGMNPVDIAVAAVEDAREKQCNVVIVDTAGRLHIDETLMQELVSIKGRVEPQEILFVADAMTGQDAVTVAESFNAALDISGVVLTKMDGDARGGAALSIRSVTGKPVKFVGMGEKLSDIEVFHPDRVAGRILGMGDMMTLIEKAQSTIKAEEAEELGRKFQKAEFDLEDFRTQMRRLKKLGSLEGILKLIPGMGALREKLGEMNVPEKEMGRVEAIINSMTMQERRNPKVLNGSRRQRIAMGSGTTVQDVNQLINNFEQMRGMMKKVMGGGKPAQAGKMPRMPKLPGMGGMGGLGGMGGLPGMGGMGGLGGMPGMPGMPGTGDGEGAPGGPNPMSKTALKKKKQLRKQQRNKSKKR is encoded by the coding sequence ATGTTCGATAGTCTCTCGGACAGACTGACAGGAGTTTTCCGGAAGTTCACCGGCACGGGCCGCCTTGACGAAGCCAACATCCAGGATGGCCTTCGCGAGGTGCGTCTGGCGCTGCTGGAAGCCGACGTCAACTTCAAGGTCGTCCGCGACTTCATCGAGCGCGTGCGCGAACGGTGTCTCGGCCAGGACGTGCTGAAAAGCCTCACCCCTGCCCAGCAGGTGGTGAAGATCGTCCATGACGAACTGGTCGAACTGCTGGGCGGCGGCACCACCCAGCTGGACCTGCGCGGCAGGCAGCCCTACGTCATCATGATGGTGGGCCTGCAGGGCTCGGGCAAGACCACGTCGTCTGCCAAGATTGCCAACCTGCTGCGCAAGCAGAAGATGCGCCCGTACCTGGTGCCCGCCGACGTGTACCGCCCGGCGGCCATCGACCAGTTGCACACGCTGGCCAAACAACTCGACATCCCGGCCTATCCCTCGGCCCCCGGCATGAACCCGGTGGACATCGCCGTGGCCGCCGTGGAAGACGCACGCGAAAAGCAGTGCAACGTGGTCATCGTGGACACCGCGGGCCGCCTGCACATCGACGAAACCCTGATGCAGGAGCTGGTCTCCATCAAGGGTCGCGTCGAGCCGCAGGAAATCCTGTTCGTGGCCGACGCCATGACCGGCCAGGACGCGGTGACGGTTGCCGAATCGTTCAACGCCGCGCTCGATATTTCCGGCGTCGTGCTCACCAAGATGGACGGCGATGCCCGCGGCGGCGCGGCCCTGTCCATCCGCTCTGTCACCGGCAAGCCGGTGAAGTTCGTGGGCATGGGCGAGAAGCTCTCGGACATCGAGGTCTTCCACCCCGACCGCGTGGCGGGCCGCATTCTTGGCATGGGCGACATGATGACGCTCATCGAGAAGGCGCAGTCCACCATCAAGGCCGAAGAAGCAGAGGAACTGGGCCGCAAGTTCCAGAAGGCGGAGTTCGACCTGGAGGACTTCCGCACCCAGATGCGCCGGCTGAAGAAGCTGGGCTCGCTGGAAGGCATCCTGAAGCTGATTCCCGGCATGGGCGCGCTGCGCGAAAAGCTGGGCGAGATGAACGTGCCGGAAAAGGAGATGGGCCGGGTAGAGGCCATCATCAATTCCATGACCATGCAGGAACGCCGCAACCCCAAGGTGCTGAATGGCAGCCGCCGCCAGCGCATTGCCATGGGTTCCGGCACCACCGTGCAGGACGTGAATCAGCTGATCAACAATTTCGAGCAGATGCGCGGAATGATGAAAAAGGTCATGGGCGGGGGCAAACCCGCGCAGGCCGGAAAGATGCCGCGCATGCCCAAGCTGCCCGGAATGGGCGGCATGGGGGGCCTTGGAGGAATGGGTGGACTGCCCGGAATGGGCGGCATGGGCGGGCTCGGCGGCATGCCGGGAATGCCGGGAATGCCCGGCACGGGTGACGGCGAAGGCGCGCCCGGCGGCCCCAACCCCATGTCCAAGACCGCGCTCAAGAAGAAGAAGCAGCTGCGCAAGCAGCAGCGCAACAAGAGCAAGAAGCGCTGA
- a CDS encoding chorismate mutase — protein sequence MHDTNDSPSGRPERDAASQPERFERAERPARSDRPERSDRTDRADRPERSDRPDRSDRPARSPRPGQGRPASGQSLVESIMELDRDIIRLLAKRARLFQKVRGSRRPGVSSAPARDTVAEKQLREAWESAAARVSRDPRFVRQLFALLQEVEMQERSPEGEVRPSFNLAPPRRPVSINIYGPLAVRPTRLWVALAAAAGAEADIEGAMLGDHLIDAVKALNQAGAHLSWEGDSLVRSKGGDPLEFTDKVIYAGDDSLNFHLLAALSLGAVGKVKFTGGPALKMADTTALRQFLPLLGARLAPVVPKSSGLPVRLECSGVLPDEVRIPAELPADALTALLLAAPFWNAPITLHCAAHPDAAACIAEVLPLLHTCKAKVATLGETGDDALSVSVTPVPAAKLRVPKVPAMGIDPLVSAVMLAMPAFTSGEARLSGTWDATQPHAGQVLDLLRATGLMVTADAKGVAAKPAMKPSVQAAPAPTAPLDASALPLDYAPLALALAAATARAAKVDVVPAPLLPEGVDTVTAESFAEQLGFALATEAGQPVLRSVVAAGSKAPANGSPWASPTAAWTFGLALGALLRPGLHLSNPGNVTELMPGFWALYNGLPSPDNAPRKPKEQKDDGAKPARRRIIAE from the coding sequence ATGCACGACACCAACGATTCCCCGTCCGGCCGTCCGGAACGGGATGCCGCGTCCCAGCCGGAACGCTTTGAACGGGCCGAGCGCCCTGCCCGATCCGACCGGCCCGAGCGCTCCGACCGGACCGACCGAGCCGACAGACCTGAGCGATCCGACCGGCCCGACCGGTCCGACAGGCCCGCCCGCTCGCCCCGCCCCGGTCAGGGCCGCCCCGCTTCCGGCCAGTCGCTGGTCGAATCCATCATGGAGCTCGACCGCGACATCATCCGCCTGCTGGCCAAGCGCGCCCGCCTCTTCCAGAAGGTGCGCGGCAGCCGCCGTCCCGGCGTGTCATCCGCCCCCGCGCGCGACACCGTGGCCGAAAAGCAGCTGCGCGAGGCCTGGGAAAGCGCCGCCGCGCGCGTCAGCCGCGACCCGCGCTTCGTGCGCCAGCTGTTCGCACTGTTGCAGGAAGTGGAAATGCAGGAGCGCAGCCCCGAAGGCGAAGTGCGCCCCAGTTTCAACCTTGCCCCGCCGCGCCGCCCCGTCTCCATCAATATATATGGACCGCTGGCCGTCCGCCCCACCCGGCTCTGGGTGGCCCTGGCCGCCGCCGCCGGTGCCGAGGCCGACATAGAGGGCGCCATGCTGGGCGACCACCTGATCGACGCCGTGAAGGCGTTGAACCAGGCGGGTGCCCATCTGTCGTGGGAAGGCGATTCGCTGGTGCGCAGCAAGGGCGGCGACCCGCTGGAATTCACCGACAAGGTCATCTACGCGGGTGACGATTCCCTCAATTTCCACCTGCTGGCCGCGTTGTCCCTTGGCGCCGTCGGCAAGGTCAAGTTCACCGGCGGCCCGGCCCTGAAGATGGCCGACACCACCGCGCTGCGCCAGTTCCTGCCGCTGCTCGGCGCGCGTCTGGCCCCCGTGGTGCCCAAGTCGTCCGGCCTGCCGGTGCGTCTGGAATGTTCCGGCGTGCTGCCCGACGAGGTGCGCATCCCGGCGGAACTGCCCGCCGACGCGCTGACCGCGCTGCTGCTGGCCGCCCCGTTCTGGAACGCCCCCATCACCCTGCACTGCGCCGCCCACCCCGACGCCGCCGCCTGCATCGCGGAAGTGCTGCCCCTGCTGCACACCTGCAAGGCCAAGGTGGCCACGCTGGGCGAAACCGGCGACGACGCGCTGTCTGTGAGCGTCACCCCCGTGCCCGCCGCCAAGCTGCGCGTGCCCAAGGTCCCTGCCATGGGCATCGACCCCCTGGTGTCCGCCGTGATGCTGGCCATGCCCGCCTTCACCAGCGGCGAGGCCCGCCTTTCCGGCACCTGGGACGCCACGCAGCCCCACGCCGGGCAGGTGCTGGACCTGCTGCGCGCCACGGGCCTCATGGTCACCGCCGACGCCAAGGGCGTGGCGGCCAAACCCGCCATGAAGCCTTCGGTGCAGGCCGCGCCCGCGCCCACCGCCCCGCTGGACGCATCGGCCCTGCCCCTCGACTACGCCCCGCTGGCGCTGGCCCTGGCCGCCGCCACGGCCCGCGCGGCCAAGGTGGACGTGGTGCCCGCGCCGCTGCTGCCCGAAGGGGTGGACACGGTGACGGCTGAAAGCTTTGCCGAGCAGCTGGGCTTCGCCCTGGCCACCGAGGCTGGGCAGCCGGTGCTGCGCTCCGTGGTGGCCGCCGGTTCCAAGGCCCCGGCCAACGGTTCGCCCTGGGCCAGCCCCACGGCGGCCTGGACGTTCGGGCTGGCGCTGGGCGCGCTGCTGCGCCCCGGCCTGCACCTGTCCAACCCCGGCAACGTGACCGAGCTGATGCCCGGCTTCTGGGCGCTGTACAACGGCCTGCCCTCGCCCGATAACGCCCCGCGCAAGCCCAAGGAGCAGAAGGATGACGGTGCCAAGCCCGCTCGACGACGCATCATTGCCGAATAG
- a CDS encoding pyridoxal phosphate-dependent aminotransferase: MSLISQQISGYLERSSWIRKMFEAGIALKQQYGEEAVCDFSLGNPDLPAPPAVGQALRELADHAGEPFTFGYMPNGGYPWARAKLAAHLSAEQGVDLAADDVVLTCGAAGGLNAFLRAVLEPGDEVLAVSPFFVEYGFYVANHGGTFRTVPSKPDTFALDVAAIEAAIGPRTRALIVNSPNNPTGVIYNRAELTELAAALGRASQKHGRPIFLISDEPYRFLSYDGDEVPSLLPLYQHAVVISSFSKNLSLAGERLGYIALSPLMEGRSTLTAALLLTNRILGFVNPPAVGQHLMAKALGSQVDAGIYARRRDMMARILRDAGYEFQMPAGAFYFFPKAPGGDDVKFVNRLMEEKVLAVPGSGFGGPGHFRLTFCVGEDVIARSEEGFRRAIKG, translated from the coding sequence ATGTCGCTCATATCCCAGCAGATTTCCGGGTACCTTGAACGTTCGTCGTGGATCCGCAAGATGTTCGAGGCGGGCATAGCCCTCAAGCAGCAGTACGGCGAAGAGGCCGTGTGCGACTTCAGCCTGGGCAACCCCGACCTGCCTGCCCCGCCCGCCGTGGGCCAGGCCCTGCGCGAACTGGCCGACCACGCGGGCGAGCCGTTCACCTTCGGCTACATGCCCAACGGCGGCTACCCGTGGGCCCGCGCCAAGCTGGCCGCGCACCTTTCCGCCGAGCAGGGCGTGGACCTGGCCGCCGACGACGTGGTGCTCACCTGCGGCGCGGCGGGCGGGCTGAACGCCTTCCTGCGCGCGGTGCTGGAGCCCGGCGACGAGGTGCTGGCCGTGTCGCCGTTCTTCGTGGAATACGGCTTCTACGTGGCCAACCACGGCGGCACCTTCCGCACCGTGCCCTCGAAACCCGACACCTTCGCGCTGGACGTGGCCGCCATCGAGGCCGCCATCGGCCCCAGGACACGGGCGCTCATCGTCAACTCGCCCAACAACCCCACCGGAGTCATCTACAACCGGGCGGAACTGACCGAGCTTGCGGCGGCGCTGGGCCGCGCATCGCAAAAGCACGGGCGCCCCATCTTCCTGATCTCGGACGAGCCCTACCGCTTCCTGTCCTATGACGGCGACGAGGTGCCGTCGCTGCTGCCCCTGTACCAGCACGCGGTGGTGATCAGCTCGTTCTCCAAGAACCTTTCGCTGGCGGGCGAGCGACTGGGTTACATCGCCCTTTCGCCGCTGATGGAAGGCCGGTCCACGCTGACGGCCGCGCTGCTGCTGACCAACCGCATCCTCGGCTTCGTGAACCCGCCCGCCGTGGGCCAGCACCTGATGGCCAAGGCGCTGGGTTCGCAGGTGGACGCGGGCATCTACGCCCGCCGCCGCGACATGATGGCGCGCATCCTGCGAGATGCGGGGTACGAATTCCAGATGCCCGCCGGGGCGTTCTACTTCTTTCCCAAGGCACCGGGCGGCGACGACGTGAAGTTCGTCAACCGGCTGATGGAAGAGAAGGTGCTAGCCGTTCCGGGTTCCGGCTTCGGCGGGCCGGGGCACTTCCGGCTGACCTTCTGCGTGGGCGAGGATGTGATTGCAAGGTCGGAGGAAGGGTTCAGAAGGGCCATCAAGGGGTAG